The Herbiconiux sp. A18JL235 region GTTCGCCATCGAGCTCAGCACGTCCATCGACTGGGCGCGCGAGATACGCGGCACCGCATCCACCGCCAACGCGGTGATGCCACGCACGGCGAGCGCCTGCACCAGATCGGGCCGGAACGCGGGGCTCAGCTGCGCCACCAGCAGTGCGCCGTCAGCGAGCCGCCCGATCTCCGAGAGCTCGGGAGCCGCGACCTTCAGCACGACCTCGGCCTGCCACGCCTCCGCGGCCGCCACAAGACGCGCCCCGGCGGCCTCGTACGCAGCATCCGGGAACGACGACCGCTCCCCCGCACCACGCTCGACCACGACCTCGTAGCCGAGAGCCACGAGCTTCGCGACGGTCGGGGGGCTCGACGCCACCCGCGTCTCCCCTTCACGCTCGCGCACGATGGCGAGTTGCACCATGCGATTCCTCCTCGAATCGTTCCGCTCGTCTCGCGCGCGACGGCCGGCGGATCGTCGCCCTCGCACAAGTCAGCAAGCGTAGCGAGCGGATGCGCGCCCATCGCAAGAATGGCTCATTTCGACACAGCGGATTTGCGTACGAATTCACCGGGCCGAAAGATCGGGCCTTCTTCTCGTCATGTCATCGCAGATCACCCGCCCGACCCGAGACCGGCCTAGCGTGGAACCATGACGAAACCCGCTCCCACCCGCACGCTCAACGACGGCCGCGACATGCCCGCCCTCGGCTTCGGCACCTACCCGCTCCGCGGCGAAGACGGTGTGGCGGCGATCGTCTCCGCCATCGACACCGGCTACCGCTCGCTCGACACGGCGTTCAACTACGACAACGAGGGCGCCGTCGGCGAAGCGATCCGGCGGAGCGGCATCCGGCGAGACGAGCTCTTCGTCACCTCCAAGCTGCCCGGCCGCTACCACGGGCGGGCCGAGGCCGCCGAGGCGGTCAGGGAGTCGACCTGGCGGCTCGGGCTCGAGCAGCTCGACCTGTACCTCATCCACTGGCCGAACCCGAGCGTCGACAAGTACGTCGAAGCGTGGGAGGCGCTCGTGGAGGCCCGCGAAGACGGGCTCGTGAGGTCGATCGGGGTGAGCAACTTCACCCGCGCTCAGCTCGACCGCATCATCGCCGCCACCGGGGTCACCCCCGCGGTCAATCAGATCGAGCTGCACCCGTACTTCCCGCAGGTGGAGCAGCGGGCGGTGAACGCCGAGCTCGGCATCGCCACCGAGGCGTGGAGCCCGCTCGGCAAGCGCAACGCTGCCTACGGTCAGCGGGCGGTGCTCGACGCCGCCGAAGCGCACGGGGTGACCCCGGCTCAGGTCATCCTGCGCTGGCACGTGCAGCTCGGCAGCGTGCCCATCCCGAAGAGCGGCACCCCGGCCCGTCAGGCCGAGAACCTCGACGTGTTCGGCTTCGAGTTGAGCGACTCCGAGGTGGAGGCCATCACCGCGCTCGGTCAGACCGACGGTCGACTGTTCGGCGGCGACCCCGACACCCACGAGGAGCCGTGAGGCGGCCGAGAGCCGTGGGGCCCTCGTGCTCGCGGCTCAGAGCCCCGAGTAGGCGTGCAGGCCCTTGAAGAACACGTTCACCACGCCGAAGTTGAACAGCACGGCGGCGAAGCCCACGATGGCCAGCCATGCCGAACGCGAGCCGCGCCAGCCGCGGGTGGCGCGGGCGTGGATGTAGCCGGCGTAGATGACCCAGATGATGAAGGTCCACACCTCTTTGGTGTCCCAGCCCCAATAGCGGCCCCAGGCACGCTCTGCCCAGATGGCGCCGGCGATGAGGGTGAAGGTCCAGAACACGAAGCCCACGAT contains the following coding sequences:
- a CDS encoding aldo/keto reductase encodes the protein MTKPAPTRTLNDGRDMPALGFGTYPLRGEDGVAAIVSAIDTGYRSLDTAFNYDNEGAVGEAIRRSGIRRDELFVTSKLPGRYHGRAEAAEAVRESTWRLGLEQLDLYLIHWPNPSVDKYVEAWEALVEAREDGLVRSIGVSNFTRAQLDRIIAATGVTPAVNQIELHPYFPQVEQRAVNAELGIATEAWSPLGKRNAAYGQRAVLDAAEAHGVTPAQVILRWHVQLGSVPIPKSGTPARQAENLDVFGFELSDSEVEAITALGQTDGRLFGGDPDTHEEP